AGGTCTCCTGGGCCACCTCCTCCGCCTCGGCCATGTCGCCGAGGGCCCGGGAACACTTGTTCCGCAGCAGGGGGAAGTATTGCCGGTAGGCGGCCGTCACCGTGGCCGCCGCGCCCTCAGGGGACGACGCGCTCATGGTGGGGCGGAAGGGGAACGAGGTGAGGCTGCACGGTAGCTCCTGGAGCATTCGTCTCTTTCAACGAATACCCCCGGAAAAAGCGGACAGCCTCCCGGACGGAACCTGCTCCTCCTCGCCGGCTACACCGTGAAGCCGAGGCGCTGGCGCAGACGCATGAAGTCGTCGGACAGCGCGTAGGTCAGGAGCTGCTGGAGGTCGGTGCGCTCGCGCAGGGCTTGAATCAGGGGCTCGGCGTGGTCCACGCGCACGTTGGCGAAGTTCGGATCCTCGCGCAGCGCCAGGGTGAGACCCACCGACACGTCTCCGCACATCAGCAGGCCCGCCCGGTCCGCGGAGTAGCCGAGGCCCTCCACCACGGGCTCCAGCTCCACCTTCGACTGCGGTCCGAGCTCCAGGGCGGCCGGCTCCAGCGCCTTGAGCGCCTTGCGCGAGTAGGCCCGGCGGTACTGCCGCACCAGCTCCTCGTTGTTGCGCCCCAGCGCCGTGAACTGCGGGGCGAAGATGCGCACCGAGTTGCCGAACAAATCCGCCGTCTCACCGCGGGACAGCTTGGAGAGCACCGCCGTCTTGTTCAGCAGGCCCAGCACCGCGCGGCCGATGAGGAACTTCTGTTCGCGGACGTTGAAGCGGCGCACCACGTCCTGGCCCACGCACACGGCCAGCGGCTCGGCCGTCTCCAGGGCGATGAGGCCGCGGCGGGCCTGGTACACCTCGAACTCCTCCACGCCGAACACCTGCGCCACGGCGCGCACGGCCTTGAACACCGCGTGGTCCGGCTTGAGCTTGTCCGTCTTCCGGTCCACCCCGAGCAGCTCGAACTGCGGCGGATACATCTTGCCGAGCTGGTCGCCCACGGCCCGGAGCACCTCGAGCAGCGGTCCGCGCGAGGTGGGGTACATCAGGCCCGTGTCCACGTCCGCGATGGCCAGCCGCTCCTGCGTCTCCTGGGGCAACCTGCTGCGGGCCTCCGTGTAGAAGGCCGCCTCCACCTCGTTGGCCGAGCGCAGGAAGTGCAGCACCGCCGCCGCGCAGAAGGCCTTGTCGTTCTGCTTGAGGCCCTCCCACAGCCGGAAGAGCGAGTGCAGGCTGTCCACCCGGGTGGGATCCAACCGGAGGATGTGCCGGTGCTCCTCGATGGCGAGCTGCGCCGAGGCCGCGTCGCGCATGTACAGGCCCGCGAGGGAGGCGCGCGCCTGGACGTTCGTCGAGTCCAGGTCGACGAGCTGCCGGTACAGCGTCACCGCCTTCCCGGGCTCCTCCAGGGGGCCGGCGAACAGGTCCGCCACCTTCAGCCGCAGCGAGGCCGCGCGCTTCAGGTCCCCACTGCTCTGCGCCTGGGCGGCCTGGGCCTCCAGCATCCGCGCCAGGTCCGGCAGGTTGCCGGCGCGCTCGTAGAGGTCCACCAGCCGATCCACGAGGGTGGCGTCGCCCGGGGTGAGCTCCAGCGCCTGGCGGTACAGCGTGGACGCGGAGGCGCCGTCACCGAGCCCCTGCTCGTGGATCTGCGCCAGCGTCACGGTGTGGCGCGCGCGCTCGGCCACCGGGAGCTCCTGCTCGAGCAGCCGGTGCAGGCAGTCCACCGCGCCCGCCCAGTTGTGCACCTGCTGGAAGAGGGTGGCCATGCGCTCCAGCGCCTCGGTGTTCTGGGGCATGCCCTCGCGCGCGGCGTGCAGGTGGACCGCGGCGCGGCTGGGCTCGGACAGGTGGTCCTGGTACAGCGAGCCCAGCGTCAGGTGCATCTGGGCCAGGGCGGACGGCTCGCCGCCGAGCTGGATGCGCTGGGCGAGTGTCGAGGCGGCCTCGGCGTACTGGCGCTCCTCCAGCAGCAGCTGGGCGCGCAGCTCCAGGGCCTCCGGGTTCGCCGGTTGGAGGGACAGGGCGCGGGCCAGCAGCTCCAGGGCGCGGGACGGATTGCCCAGCGAGGACAGGTGTGTCTTCGCCGCCCCGAGGAAGGCCGCCGCGGCGGCTGCCGCATCGCCCTGGGCCTGTCGGGCCTCGCCACGCCGCTCCTGCAGCGCCGCCAGATCCACCGCGCCTCCGCGCGAGGCCAGCAGCTCCTCCAGGCCCGCGGTCGCCGTGGCGTCCAGCGGATCGCGCTCCAATGCCTGGCGATACAGGGAGATGGCGCCCTCGCTGTCCTGCAGCGGTCCCGCGGCCAGCCGCGCCGCGGCGATGAAGGCCTCGATGGCACCGCGCGAATCCCTGCTCACGCGGGCCTCGGTCTCCAGCAGCAGCCGGGCGGAGTTGGCATCCCCGCGGCGGGTCAGCACGCGGCGCAGGCCCTGCATCGCGGGCAGGCACTGGGGCTGCACCTGCAACACCGCGCGGTAGGCCTGCTCGGCGCGGGTGGAGTTGTTCAGCCGCGTCTCGTCCAGCTCCGCGCAGCGCAGCATCAGCTCCACGCGCTCCAACTCCTCGGACACCACCGAGAGGCGGCGGATGTAGAGCTCGGACAGCCCGGCCGCGTCACCCGCCTGCCGCAGGGCGCGCTCCAGGGCGAAGGCCAGCCGCACGTCCCGGGGGTTCTCCAGCACGGAGCGCTTGAGGGCCTCCAGGTCGGTGCCCTTGTCCAGGTCGGTGGCGGCGTTCACGCGCAGCGCGGTGCCCAGGCGCGCGTCCGGGACGATCTCGGACAGGCGCAGGCGCAGCTCGCCGCGGCGCGCCTTGTCTCCGGCGCGGATGCGCTCCAGCGTCTTGAGGGCGGACAGGTGGCCGGGCTCCAGCGCCAGCACCGCCTCGCAGCACTGGGCCGCGCGCGTGGGCTCCTGGAAGTGGTCCAGGTACAGCCGCGCCAGCTTCATGTACGCGGCCACCTTGGCGCCCGCCGTGTGGCCCACCTGCGTCTCGCGATCCAGCAGGGCCACCAGCTCCTTCACGTCCTCGTCGGCCAGGTACAGCCGCTCCAGGGCGCGCAGCGTGGCGGTGTGGCCCGGTGCCAGCCGCAGCACCTCCTGGAAGACGCCGATGGCCATGTCCGGCCGCTTGAGCTGGTCCTCCCAGATGGTGGCCGCCTGGTAGAGGGCGTTGGCGCGCTCCATGGGATCCGTCCGGTTGGCGGCCTCGGCGCGCAGCACCTCGATGAGGCTCTCCCAGGCGCCCTGCGACTTGTACAGCCGCGCCAGCGCGCGCAGCGCTGGAAAGTGGCTCGGCGCCAGCGTCAGCACCTCCTGGTACGAGGCCACCGCCTGGTGCACGTCCTTGAGCCGGTGCTCGCACAGCTCGCCGATCTTGTAGATGAGCGCGGCGGCGGCCTCGGGGGTGGGGGCGAACTCCGCCTCCGCCCGGTACATGCGCATGAGCTGCTCCCACTTGCTCTCCTGCGCGTACAGTCGGCCCAGCGCCTTGAGCGCGGGCAGGTACGAGGGCGAGAGCGTCAGCACGCGCTCGTAGGCGCTGATGGCACCGGCGCGGTCCTTCAGGTGCTCGTCGAGGATCTCCGCGTTGCGGTGGTAGAGCGAGAGCACCTGCTTGGTGTCACCCACCAGCGAGGCCTCCAGCTCCTGGTTGCGGATGAGCTCCTGGAAGCGCCCGGCGCGCTCGAGCAGCCGCGACATGTTGCGGATGGTGGGCAGGTGGTCCGACGCCAGGTCGAGGATGCGTTGCATGCACTCGATGGCGTGGTCCAGGTCGTTCAGGCGCTCCTCGTGGATGAGGGCCACCTTGTTGAGCGTGGTGATGATCTGATCGCGGTCCTGCGTCTGGAGCAGGTCCTGCTCGTACATGGCGACGAGCTCGGCGAAGCGGTTCTGGCGCTCGTAGAGGCGGGTGAGGGCCTTCTGCGAGGGGAGGTAGCCGGGCTGGAGCTGGAGGCAGGCGTTGTAGCGCTGGATGGCCTCCTCCTGGCGGCCGAGCCGCTCCTCGAGGACCTCGGCCGCCTTGAACATGCGGGCGGCCTTCTCCTTGGGATCCTGCGCGGCGGCGCTCTCGGCGTCGAAGACGGAGACGAGGCCTTCCCAGTTCTGGGTGCGGTAGTAGAGCTTGCCCAGGCCGGCGAGCGCGGCGGCGTGGCCCGGGATGCGGGCGATGATGGCCTGGTAGCGGGCGATGGCGTCCGGGTCGCGCTTGAGCTCCTCCTCGTAGAGGGCGGCGAGGCGGAGGTTGATGGCGACCAGCTCGCCCTCGTCGTTGATGCTGCCCACCCAGACGAGCAGCACGTCCGCGAGCTCCTCGAAGCGCTGGCGCGTCTCGTAGATGTTGGCGAGCGCGGAGAGGACGAGCGGCTCGTGGGGGCTGACGCGGCGGGCGTCGATCAGGGCGGCGAGGGCCTCCTCCTTGCGCCCGAGCCGCTCGTACATCTTGCACAGCTGGAGCCAGGCGGGGGCGCCCTGGGGCCCGAGCACCTCGGCCTCGGCGGTGAGGACCTCGAGCAGCTCCTCGGCGCGGCCCTCGCGCACGGCGACGCGCTTGAGGGCGTTGAGCAGGAGCAGGTCCTCGCGGTCCATCGCGAAGGCCTCGCGGAAGCAGGTGGCGGCGAGGTCGGCGCGCTTGATGCGCTCCTCGAGCACGAGGCCCGCGGCGGTGAGGTAGTGGGCGCGCAGGGAGGGCTTCTCCAGGGTCCGGGCCAGCAGCCGGTACACCTGGACGAGCGAGGGGTAGTCATTGCGCGCGGCGAAGATCGTCTCGAGCTGGGAGAGGAGCGCCAGATCCTGGGGCTCGAGCTCCAGACTCATCCGGAAGGCGGAGGAGGCATCGGCCTCGCGGGACAGCCGCTCCTCCAGGAGGGTGCCCTTCTCGAAGAGGAGGGCGGCGCGATCGGCGGGGTTCTCGGTGGCGTTCAGCTCGGCGTCGAGCAGCTGCACGGCCATCTGCCAGTTGCCGACGTCGGCGAAGAGGCGGCGCGCGGCGCGGATGTTGGAGACGAACCGGGGGGCGAGCCGGTAGGCCTGGTTGTAGGCCATGGCGGCGTTGCGCGGGTTCTTGAGGGGATCCTCGTAGAGGCGGCCGATCTCGTGGAAGAGGAGGGCGGCCTGGGGATCCGCGCCGAGGGCACGGGCCTCGCGCTCGAGGGAGGCGATGCGCTCGCGGGCCTCCTGCTCGGGGCTGGCGGGGGCGGCGGGGAAGGTGGCGAGGTTGGAAGCGAGTGAATCGGTGGCGCCGCCGCCCGGACGGGTGGGGGCTCCTCCCTGCGTGACGGAGGCCACGGGTACACCGGGGGAGGACCAGGACTGGATCCTGGGCAGATCGTTGCGCTCGCTCATGGGGACGTCGGCTCCGTGAGGGGAATCGTGCCGAGATGATTCAGGCTGCCAGGGGTCGTACCATGTGCCCGGCAGGTCGCTCAAGTTCCTGACTTCCTTGAATTTTTGCCCGCGAATGGCTGCTCGCTGGGGGAGCTCGGAGGCCTCGTGTCCACCCCTTGCCAGAGGCGCCGGATGCGGCTTCCTGCTCGCTCCCCGGCCGGGCCTGGGGGCGCTAGAACCCCGTGCCATGAAAGCCTACGAGATTCGCGGCGGATTCGGATTGGACAAGCTGGTGCCCTGTGAGCGGCCGGATCCCGAGCCGGGCCCCTTCCAGGTCCGGGTGCGGGTGAAGGCCACGAGCCTCAACTACCGGGACCTGATGATGGTGGAGGGGCGCTACAACCCGAAGCAGAAGCTGCCCCTCGTGCCCAACTCGGACGGAGCGGGCGTGGTGGAGGCGGTGGGGCAGGGCGTCACCCGCGTGAAGCCGGGGGACCGGGTGATGGGCATCTTCGCGCAGGCCTGGCTCGGGGGAGAGCCCTCGCGGGCGGCGCAGGGCAGCACGCTGGGCGGACCCCTGGATGGTGCGCTCGGCGACACGATGATCCTCCACGAGGACGGCGTGGTGCTCACGCCTCCGCACCTGTCGGACGAGGAGGCCGCCACGCTGCCGTGCGCGGCCGTCACCGCGTGGAGCGCGCTCGTCACGCACGGGGGGCTCAAGGCGGGAGACACCGTGTTGCTACAGGGCACCGGTGGCGTCTCCATCTTCGCGCTGCAGATCGCCCGGATGATGGGGGCGCGCGTCATCCTCACCTCCAGCCGGGACGACAAGCTGGAGCGGGCGCGCGCGCTGGGCGCCCACGAGGGCATCAACTACGTGACGACCCCGGACTGGGACAAGGCGGCGCGGGCTCTCACTGGCGGCGTTGGCGTGGATCACGTCGTGGAGGTGGGCGGCGCCGGCACGCTGGAGAAGTCCCTTCGCGCCGTGCGGATTGGAGGGACGGTGTCCGTCATTGGCGTGCTCAGCGGGGGCGCGGGCGCGGTGCCCGTCACGCCCATCCTCATGGGGAACCTGCGCGTGCAGGGCATCCTCGTGGGCCACCGCCAGTCCTTCGA
The sequence above is a segment of the Archangium lipolyticum genome. Coding sequences within it:
- a CDS encoding zinc-dependent alcohol dehydrogenase family protein encodes the protein MKAYEIRGGFGLDKLVPCERPDPEPGPFQVRVRVKATSLNYRDLMMVEGRYNPKQKLPLVPNSDGAGVVEAVGQGVTRVKPGDRVMGIFAQAWLGGEPSRAAQGSTLGGPLDGALGDTMILHEDGVVLTPPHLSDEEAATLPCAAVTAWSALVTHGGLKAGDTVLLQGTGGVSIFALQIARMMGARVILTSSRDDKLERARALGAHEGINYVTTPDWDKAARALTGGVGVDHVVEVGGAGTLEKSLRAVRIGGTVSVIGVLSGGAGAVPVTPILMGNLRVQGILVGHRQSFEALNRALTLHGVRPVVDRVFPFAEARAAFDYLKSGAHFGKVVIRVE
- a CDS encoding tetratricopeptide repeat protein, producing MSERNDLPRIQSWSSPGVPVASVTQGGAPTRPGGGATDSLASNLATFPAAPASPEQEARERIASLEREARALGADPQAALLFHEIGRLYEDPLKNPRNAAMAYNQAYRLAPRFVSNIRAARRLFADVGNWQMAVQLLDAELNATENPADRAALLFEKGTLLEERLSREADASSAFRMSLELEPQDLALLSQLETIFAARNDYPSLVQVYRLLARTLEKPSLRAHYLTAAGLVLEERIKRADLAATCFREAFAMDREDLLLLNALKRVAVREGRAEELLEVLTAEAEVLGPQGAPAWLQLCKMYERLGRKEEALAALIDARRVSPHEPLVLSALANIYETRQRFEELADVLLVWVGSINDEGELVAINLRLAALYEEELKRDPDAIARYQAIIARIPGHAAALAGLGKLYYRTQNWEGLVSVFDAESAAAQDPKEKAARMFKAAEVLEERLGRQEEAIQRYNACLQLQPGYLPSQKALTRLYERQNRFAELVAMYEQDLLQTQDRDQIITTLNKVALIHEERLNDLDHAIECMQRILDLASDHLPTIRNMSRLLERAGRFQELIRNQELEASLVGDTKQVLSLYHRNAEILDEHLKDRAGAISAYERVLTLSPSYLPALKALGRLYAQESKWEQLMRMYRAEAEFAPTPEAAAALIYKIGELCEHRLKDVHQAVASYQEVLTLAPSHFPALRALARLYKSQGAWESLIEVLRAEAANRTDPMERANALYQAATIWEDQLKRPDMAIGVFQEVLRLAPGHTATLRALERLYLADEDVKELVALLDRETQVGHTAGAKVAAYMKLARLYLDHFQEPTRAAQCCEAVLALEPGHLSALKTLERIRAGDKARRGELRLRLSEIVPDARLGTALRVNAATDLDKGTDLEALKRSVLENPRDVRLAFALERALRQAGDAAGLSELYIRRLSVVSEELERVELMLRCAELDETRLNNSTRAEQAYRAVLQVQPQCLPAMQGLRRVLTRRGDANSARLLLETEARVSRDSRGAIEAFIAAARLAAGPLQDSEGAISLYRQALERDPLDATATAGLEELLASRGGAVDLAALQERRGEARQAQGDAAAAAAAFLGAAKTHLSSLGNPSRALELLARALSLQPANPEALELRAQLLLEERQYAEAASTLAQRIQLGGEPSALAQMHLTLGSLYQDHLSEPSRAAVHLHAAREGMPQNTEALERMATLFQQVHNWAGAVDCLHRLLEQELPVAERARHTVTLAQIHEQGLGDGASASTLYRQALELTPGDATLVDRLVDLYERAGNLPDLARMLEAQAAQAQSSGDLKRAASLRLKVADLFAGPLEEPGKAVTLYRQLVDLDSTNVQARASLAGLYMRDAASAQLAIEEHRHILRLDPTRVDSLHSLFRLWEGLKQNDKAFCAAAVLHFLRSANEVEAAFYTEARSRLPQETQERLAIADVDTGLMYPTSRGPLLEVLRAVGDQLGKMYPPQFELLGVDRKTDKLKPDHAVFKAVRAVAQVFGVEEFEVYQARRGLIALETAEPLAVCVGQDVVRRFNVREQKFLIGRAVLGLLNKTAVLSKLSRGETADLFGNSVRIFAPQFTALGRNNEELVRQYRRAYSRKALKALEPAALELGPQSKVELEPVVEGLGYSADRAGLLMCGDVSVGLTLALREDPNFANVRVDHAEPLIQALRERTDLQQLLTYALSDDFMRLRQRLGFTV